A window of Calypte anna isolate BGI_N300 chromosome 5A, bCalAnn1_v1.p, whole genome shotgun sequence genomic DNA:
GGTGCTGTTTCCATGACTCAGAGATGGCTGGAGAAGGACACAGGGAACCATGAGGATGAGTTTAATTCTGGGTTAGCTGGTGCAGGAAGAGTAGTAGCTGGGAGGTTTGTCCTTTACAGGCAGGTCCCAGTGTCAGCCATGTAGTTCCTTGGACACAGCTGGCTCAGCCAAAGCTATCGATGTGATACGGTGCTCTCACTGCTGGTTGCACTCCAGTAGCCAAGGAAGCTGGGCAGAGAAGCAGCCCCTCTGCTACCACAGCTGCTGTTAAATCTAATGTCTTTCATGGCACCTGAAGGGTcatggtggcagcagcagaatgTCCTAGCACTGCTAAAGCTGGACAGGAGGCAGTGGTCCTGGCATTGGCTCagcagaaggctgaggggaagtGTCTGGAGGATGGGGATGAAGTGTCAGATGTAGGTTTAAGGCTCTTGGCAAAGCTGGTTTGTGTTTGCTGGTGAATGAGTTAACATCTTGAGATTCTTAAAGCAGAATTAGGTCTGTGGCAAACTCAGAGCTCCAGTTGTGCAACACTGAGATCTGAAAGCATCACTCTGCAAACACAGCGCCCCAGGTCCTGGCATCCACTCCAGGTCATGCATGGCACCTCATTTTGCTCACTCTCAAACCCAAAGTCAATGCTAGCTGCCCACAACccccccctcagctcccccttTCCCATGCAGCACAGCAGGCTCTCCCAGAGGGACAGGCATCCTTGTGGGATCTTTGCATGACTGAGATGGGAAGGGGTGTACCCTGCATCTCACCATCTCTGGTGCCTTCAGTGTAGTTtgcatcccagctctgccagctggaTGTTGCAGCAGTTGCAGCatgtgccagcagctgcagcatgtGCAGTCGTAGTTAAAGCCCCCAGAAGCCTGTCTTTTGGCTGCACTTAAGAGCAGCATCCAGCATGGTCATCTCTAGGCTGTTTGCAGAGCCCAGGATACCCACCGTGGCTGTGCCCATGAGAGATGCCCAGCTCATGAAACTTTCTGCTACCCTGTGCAGCCACAAGACAACGGGGTGGCCAATCCCTCACCACATGCAGTGCTTCAGGGCACTGTCTGCTGCTTTAGTGTAGGGCCATGAGAGGCTGGGGACCAACATCCTGCAATGAGAGAGGTGACTCCtaggcagagctgggctgcctgaGCAGGAGAGTTGCAGCTTGCAAAGGTTTGCAGCCCCAGCTTGGctctccctctgcccagccaggAGCCCTTGGCAGCCTCCAGGAGAGGCAGCAAGGAGAGATTTTTTAGGCAGTGTTTCTGTGTGAGGTCTCTCCCTTTCCAAGGAGTTTCTTAGAGCTCTTCTGTGGGGGAGATGCATAATCCCACCCTGGCAGCCTGAAGCTGTTCCTACCTCCTTTCtagctttcctttccctcttgtCACCATGGATGAGGAGTTTCTACCCACCCTCCCCTGCTTGCTGTGGCCCCCAtgcttgctgtgctgcctgcccaAGCCCTGGGCTCCCCTGCACACCTTCTGATCTGGCTCCTGTCCTTCACTCTGTCCCATTGCTCAGGCATCACCTCCAACACCAAACCCTCTGTCTTGTGATCAAATGGGATCTAAtatgttcagtttcttttttcttcactcccCCAAAGAAACCCCTCTACTGTATGTGTTCAGGACTAGGGCTCTCCTCTCTCACATCCACACGCACCTTGAAGAGCCATTTCTTTTGCCTGATTTTCTGCCCTTGGCTGACACTCTCCACCAGCTCTTGTTTCTCTCACCCATTCCTTAGCTGGTCTGTTCATCCACTCAGTGCCCCacagagcccagctctgctcctcaggccGAGGGGCTCTGCTTCCCATTGGTCCTCTAAAAGTTCAGATGAAAAAGTTTTGGTGCTTTCCCCTCTGTGACGAGCTGCTGACAGAGAAACACAGCCCAGAGCcctcctgacagctctgctctgcagggcaaCACCACATCTCTGATTTCTTGAGTTGCATCCCCACCCACCTGATGGAGGAGGCCCCTGGGGACCCCCAGGGCAATGGGGTGGTCACTGTGTGCTGCAGCTTTTTGCATGGGGTCCAGCTCCCACCTtgcctggcagggcagggatgggctgGTGCCTTGGGTGGGTGACTATGGCAGGCTGAGGGGTGCAAATGGTGTCCCCAAAGAGGGGCTGAGTCCATCCCCTTTGCCTGTCCTTGCTCCTAGGGCAGGGAGAGTTGCTCTTCTAAGCAACCAGATCTGAAGTCTTGCAactccctgccctcctcctgctctggtCCCTTCTCCAGCACTCTCTCCCAAAGGCATCTTCACCACTAACCTctccctggggacagcccagATAACCCAGGCAGCCACTTGTTGCAACTCCTTGTCATCCTTgtccttctttccctctgctggCTGAGCCCAAAGCCCTTCCTGGCAGCAGGACTTGTAGCTGCACCTGGGTTGCTTCTGTTAAAATCTTCATCCCAGAGATACAAAAGAACATGAGCATCTCTCTGAGGCAGAGAGAGTTATTGCAGTCTATGGGAGGGGAGAGACACAGCTCTAGCTCAGCCTCAGCTGAAAGCCCAGCACCTTCCCAGCTCACTGCCATGGGCTTAGTTCTGATACCAGCCCAGAGCCACAGTCCTGAGGGGACCAGAAGAGTGTGGGGATGGTGGCctcccctgtcctgctgcaggatACCTCTGTGGTGAGACTTTTCTCCctgtgagctgctggggagctgctgggcacaGTGCCTGGGAACCATGGGCTGGGCACAGAAGGGTAAGGCTGTAGTGAGCTTGCATGGTGTTTGCTGTCCCCACTCACTGTTAGTGTTCCACGGATAGGTTATTTATTTGGCCTCATAACTGGGTGACAGATGGTTCATTAATTGTCAAGAGCAGGCAGCATGCTGGAAGGTTATTTATAGGAGTGACTTTTAACTACTGAAACCCACTTTCTGGCTGAGTTGCTTCTTGCCAAGTGATGCTGGGGTTAGATGGTGTGTGGCACTCTGCAAGCTGCTTATGGTACCTGGCATGCCAGGaatgcaggcaggcagcagtggggtgtgtgtgtggtgtgtatCTCGGGCAGATGTTGCAGCTGTCCCATCTGTGGGATGCTGATGAGTGGGCTGGGCACTACTTAGGTGGGTGGTTTGTAAGTCTTTGCTCTGATCTGCAAGTGCACAGCCAGGAGCACACCACCTTGGCCAAGATGCCTTGGTTCTGCTTTGAAACCCAGCAACAAACACCTCATTatgagcagcagcaaaaatctCCCAGCTTGTTTGGTGCAGGTGGTCAGGTTGTGTGACTGCAATGCTCCCTTCTGACCCtagacacaggaaaaaatttcaaaaatttcaTGATGCATGAAGATGTGCTGAGCACAGAGGGTATTCTTCagcccccttccctcctcccagaaGCTGCCAGCTCCTGTGTGTCTTTGCACTCACTGCTTCTCTGGTGGCTCTGGAAAAAGCCATCAGAGACTCACAGCTTGTTTGGTATGGAGGACTTTCTTTGTCTCATCAGAACCAGCTGGatagcagcaaaagaaagaattatataatggaaaaacaaaatgcctAGATTAATCCCAAATATAAGGACATAAGGGACCCATCAACTCTTGCTGTGTCGGAGGGatgccagcacagctgccagctggaaccaggagggcagagggagcCCTGGCATCTTAACAGATGTTGGCTCCCATTTTCCTGGTGGCTTTTCCTGCCTTCACACCAGCCTGGCAGAGCACTCCCTGACCAGGCAAACCAGAGCTAGTGCCCCTGGCAGTCAAAGGCCTCCCCCTTGATTTTTCTGCCCATTTATTGTATTTCTAAGGTGCCTCTTCCCCGTATCTAGGAGCTCTGTTTTCCCaagcttggggggggggggtgtgtgaaTCTGTCAGCCAGAACAAACCCTCACTAAATGTGAGCTGGTGCTGTGACTCAGGAACTAATTAACAGGTATTAAATAACACAATTAGTGCCACAAACTGTCATCTGTCTGCAGCATCACCCCTTCCCTTTATGTCACAGATGTGCATGAGCCATAAATGCAAATACCTGCTCTGCATTTTatctccctcccctctttttagttcctctccctctctcctctcccagcgCCAGCTGTGGCTCTGCTAAATGCCCTGCCCTATGCTACAGCAGCAGCTTGACATGGCAGGTCCCATTCAGATTTTTCACCCTCCTAGTGTTTTTAGGAAGGCCAGGGCAATCAGGAtgctggcagtggggttgggAGGACTGGCCTAACTTTTTCCAGTGGTAACACATGAGCTAATattccctggctgcagccagagcagagaaTGATGTGTGCAGTTCCCTGGGATGTCTCTGTGTTGGAAGGGGGcagcttccctccctcctggaGTCAGGCTATTGGTAAAGAGTTGGAAGCTCCTAATGGCTccaagggagaggagaaaccAGGCATAAATCACTGCCAGAAGTCCTAAGGAAGGAGGAATCCAATGATAGAATTTGCTTCTACTGTGGTGAGAGCAGGTCTGGGAGCTGACAAGCAGAGTGCTGCAGGCAAAGAATGGGGGTGTCACAGATGGGGTCTCAGCCCCAGGAGCATTCCTAAGTGGCCTATGggcttttccacagctgtgtCTCCTCCCTGGTGGAGGTTAGAGGCAAAGGGGATGGACACAGGCAGGGCAATGTGAGACTTGGGGCATGAGGGAAAGGAGTGAGGTCCTGGAGGAGAGAGTTGGACACTGGAGGGCATGGACGAGGCTTTTAGAGGAGAGACCCCAGTGCCTAGAGAGGTGTCTTGGTGTCTGGGGACTTTACAGTGTCAGGAACAGGGATGCAGCTGGTGTAAGAGTGGAGATGGAGCCACACGAGTGAGTCTTGTggcactgcagctcctctgtgtgCTCCCTGGACCCTCAGGCACATCCTGGGGGTGCAGACAGAGCAGGCACTgccccagggctgtgtccccaCCTGGTCCCTCTGCACTCTACCTGATGCTCTCCATCCCAAAGGCATCAGCAGGATCTGTCCATCCCCAGTGCCTGTCCAGGCACAATGCATGGCTTGGTCAGCTGCTCTGGgacctgctcccagctctggacTGAGCTGTCTACCATGCTTGAGGAGGCAAAGGCAGCCCTGGGCTGTCCTGGGGAGCTCAGAGTGAGTGTCCAGAGTGGGAGAGATAGTGGGATGGAGAGAGCAGAAGACAGGGAATGAAGGAGTGCCCAATAGGCTGGGGCATGGCTGAAGTTATCCAGGGCATTTGGGCTGAGGCTGAGTGCTGTACACACCTTCTGACTTGCACATCTTTTATGTCTCTGCTCTATCTTCACACCCTTCAGCATTTTCATTCCCCCTCCTACCCGAAAAAGGGACATTACTtagttttttcccttctgggGAGGCTCATTTTCGATGTACCTGGATGCTGGTGCAGTTGCCTGGCTCAGATCGCCAGTTTCCAGCATGACCTCTGGGTGGCATCCAAGGCCACACAAGTGGAGCTGCCCTGGTCCCGTTCTGCACTTTTTGCGTCCTGTACAAAGGGTATTATGGGGTGGGGTGAGTTGGACTCTTCTTACTTTGGGTAACTGAGAACACAAGCCTCTTTCAAGGCTGATATTTCACTCAATGCACTTAAAAGAGGATGCCAGTTCATAAactaaagttaaaaaaaacctgagaccCTCCTTTTAGTGCAGATGAAGGAAAGGTTTTctttcaagatttttaaattcatcCTGGAAGAGCTGGGGTAGATGTCTGCTTGATTGCTAGCTTGTCTAATTGGTTTGATTACCTGCTACAAGAATGACAGCTAAAATCTTCCCAACTCATCAAAGTGAAGAATTTAAAACTCATTTGAAACCAACCCCCAAACTGCCACAACTGAGTATTTCTAAGTCATTTTATATACTTTCCACCACTTCTTGTGTCCCTAGCTGAGTGCCCAGGAAAGATGGAAGCAGAAACCACTTTTCACCTTTCTTGATGCATCCTCAGTGCATGGAGCTTAGTGCAAAGCTGGGCAGTGTCCATGGGCTCCCCCTGTCAATATTTAGCATTTTGTGTCTATACCAAAGggcattgctttctttttaaagagctttGTCTGCAAGGACCAGGTCTCAGAGGTGAGGGCCTATAGATAGAGATAGAGAGATATCTCTGTACTCCTGTCCTCTGAGTGCAGTCCAGCCCCAGATGCTTTCAAAGCTGCAGCCTTGCTAATGCAGGAGCTGCCTTAATGTCTCCATTGGTACCACAGCTTTAGCATCCCAGCAGCCATACTtcattttcctcatctctttaaaaagcaattgcAACAAAACCTTGGCTGCTTGCTGATGGCAGGAATCTCCTCCTCTCAcctcaaattaaataataataaaccatGAACTGATCCCAAAGCCTGACATACCCCCTTTTAGAGAGGAGGGTGTTAATACATGCAGCATTATTGGCTTCAGGAGGCCCAGGTGTTTGGAATCAATGCCATTGCTCCAGGCAGCTTGTGGAGATTTGCTGGGGATACCTGCCCACTGCTTCAGCTGCCactgggctgctggcagcagcacccatgCAGCTGGGTGGGCAGCCCATGTCCCTGTCCCACGTGGAGCTACCCGTGCTGGGATGGTGGGGTCTGGGCTCGCCCAACACCCAGGATGAGACTGGTGAAGGCCAAACTGGTTTGACAGGGCCCAGGTGATAGAGGAGAGGCAGGTCCTATGGGAAGCTCCTCTATCCAGCCTACCTCCACCAGCACCTTTgcatcttcttcctcttccaggaAATTCCCCTTCATCCCAATACATCAATTTTGATTAATTGATTCCTTTTTTTAGGTCCAGTTTCCTCTTATCTTAGGGTGAGGGCATCTTGGTTTGGATGAAGGCAGTCTTTCTGTCCATCATTTTTGCCACCTTTCATAAATAATTGCCTGTAGCAGAATTATCTCCCCTTGCAGATCTTTGTAGCAGATCCCTTCCCTTGCAGATCCCATGCACAGCCTCTCTGCTCAGTCCTAGCAGGTGAGGATGGCCAATCTCACCTATGACAAACATCACCACAGCTGGCATGGCTGTAGCTGCTGTGTGATATGGGACCAGAATTTCCTGGCATCACTGGCTGATGGCACTCGTGTGGCCCCTTTGCTCTTCCATGCCTGTCAGGGCTGGGCTGTGAGCTGTGAGCTTGCCAGGTTTCACCCTTGTTTGAGCTTTCTGCAAACAGCCCTGAGAAGTGCCAGCCCTTTCTCAAGGCCAGCTCTTGCCAAGGTTGGTGGCCCTTATTAAGACGCTGTGGGACTTTCATGAAATCCTATGGGCTGAAGCTGTTAATATAACTTGCTGTTTTCCCTGCCCCAGATTTCATCTTCCAGAAGGAGCTGTTTGCTGCCAGAGATGCAGGTGGGCTTTTTGGAGTGCTCAGTTTATGGGTAACCCCCTCTTGGGGAGGTGCTTTGGGAAGGCCAGTGGGACAGACCTGGGGTAAACCATTGAACtgctcccatccctgcagcaagGCACTCATGGGGTGCTACCACTGGGTTCTACAGCTCCCCTTCCTCCTTGGCCTCTCCACATGGCTCCCCAGGGCACACTGGGactgtgcagctgctgggagatggTCTCTGACCTTGCAGAGAAGGCACCATCCCATCCTGATTGAAGGGTTGTCCCCAtccttttccctgctcctctcccctcagctccctgtgTCTCCTCCGTTATTaaacagagagacaaaaaatgCCTTCAAAGAGGTTCTGGGATGAAGGCTACAATGGCAGATTCCTGAGCATTAGCCAAGAGCAGCACTGGTCTGAGTTTGTTGGGGAtgggcagcccccagcctgtGCCCACTCCTTGTCCTCAGGGTTGTATCACAGGGTGTTGGGTGTCTCAGCCTGCAGACAAGGACACACCACTCCTGTAGCTTGCTACTGTTGGTGTTACAAAAGGACAGATAAGGGATGGGGCTGTGGTGTGCTCCCCATCCTCcaccctctctcctcccctgctgcagtCTTGGGGTCCTCATGCACAGCTCAGGAAAGGGCTGGGCAGAAGCAGTGCAGCAATCGTAGGAGgtgggaaaaaggggaaggcAAGCAGGAGAAGGGATGTGGTGAAGCCTGGACAGACACAGGGGCCAGCAGGTATAATGTTCTCCTGttctgtcccctctccccttgCAGATCCCATGCACAACCtctcagctcagccctggcaggCGAAGATGGGCAACCTCACCTACGACAACTTCACCCTCGGAAACCATTCTGAAGTGGCCATCCAGCCTCCCACCGACTACAAGACAGTGGAGCTGGTTTTCATTGCCACAGTCACTGGCTCGCTCAGCCTTGTCACCGTGGTGGGGAACATCTTGGTGATGCTGTCTATCAAGGTGAACCGCCAGCTCCAGACTGTCAACAACTACTTCCTCTTCAGCCTGGCCTGCGCAGATCTCATCATTGGGGTCTTCTCCATGAACCTCTACACGGTCTACATCATCAAAGGCTACTGGCCACTGGGGGCTGTGGTGTGTGACCTGTGGTTGGCCCTGGACTACGTGGTGAGTAATGCCTCTGTCATGAACTTACTCATCATCAGCTTTGACCGCTACTTCTGTGTCACCAAGCCCCTGACGTACCCGGCCCGCAGAACCACCAAGATGGCGGGGCTAATGATCGCGGCCGCCTGGATATTATCCTTCATACTCTGGGCCCCTGCCATCTTGTTCTGGCAGTTCATTGTGGGCAAGAGGACAGTCCCTGAGAGAGAATGTTACATCCAGTTCCTCTCCAACCCAGCAGTGACCTTTGGCACAGCCATCGCTGCTTTCTACCTGCCCGTGGTCATCATGACAGTGTTGTACATCCACATCTCtctggccagcaggagcagagtgAGGAGGCACAagcctgaaagcagaaaagagaggaaaagcaagtcCATCAGCTTCTTCAAGGGTCCCCTGATCAAACAGAACAATAACTCTCCCAAGAAGACTGTGGAAGtgaaggaggaggtgaggaaTGGGAAAGTTGATGACCAGCCTTCTGCACAGACAGAGGTCACTGGCCatcaggaggagaaggagaccTCCAATGAGTCCAGCACAGTCAGCATGACCCAGACCACAAAAGACAAGCCTACAGCAGAAATCTTGCCAGTGGGGCAAGGGCAGAGCCCCTCCCATCCCCGGGTGAACCCAACTTCCAAATGGTCCAAGATTAAGATTGTTACCAAGCAGACGGGGACCGAATGCGTCACCGCCATAGAGATCGTCCCAGCCAAGGCTTCTGACCACAATTCCCTGGCCAACAGCCGCCCAGCCAATGTTGCCAGGAAGTTTGCAAGCATTGCCAGGAGCCAAGTACGGAAGAAGCGCCAGATGGCAGCCCGGGAGAAGAAAGTCAC
This region includes:
- the CHRM4 gene encoding muscarinic acetylcholine receptor M4 codes for the protein MGWAQKDFIFQKELFAARDADPMHNLSAQPWQAKMGNLTYDNFTLGNHSEVAIQPPTDYKTVELVFIATVTGSLSLVTVVGNILVMLSIKVNRQLQTVNNYFLFSLACADLIIGVFSMNLYTVYIIKGYWPLGAVVCDLWLALDYVVSNASVMNLLIISFDRYFCVTKPLTYPARRTTKMAGLMIAAAWILSFILWAPAILFWQFIVGKRTVPERECYIQFLSNPAVTFGTAIAAFYLPVVIMTVLYIHISLASRSRVRRHKPESRKERKSKSISFFKGPLIKQNNNSPKKTVEVKEEVRNGKVDDQPSAQTEVTGHQEEKETSNESSTVSMTQTTKDKPTAEILPVGQGQSPSHPRVNPTSKWSKIKIVTKQTGTECVTAIEIVPAKASDHNSLANSRPANVARKFASIARSQVRKKRQMAAREKKVTRTIFAILLAFIFTWTPYNVMVLINTFCETCVPETVWSIGYWLCYVNSTINPACYALCNATFKKTFKHLLMCQYRNIGTAR